tccatctttttttttgtgcttatctatcttattataGCTTGAACCGTTACTTGGTTTGGTTGGTTGCATATGTACTCAACAAGACTTTTACTTAGCTTCCCGATTTGAATTTTCTCACTGGTTGGTTACTTATATGGAActagtttttttgttctcttttcctttttggtaTCAGCTTGGCTTAGTGGCTTGATAAGTTCTCTTATATACATACATAGCTGTTTCGAAAGTCATCATATgcagtaaatattttttataacaatggatttttttttatgggtAAAGAACTTTAACAGGTGGTTTCGACTTTCCATTTCTCTCATTTATTAGATGTGTGTCAAGGTGAATGTTTGTTCAAGGCCCTGACTGTATCAGTTTTTTAACTTGTATTTCCATTTTCCTGATTTAAAGGGGAGAAATGCTTCTCAAACAGTCCCaggaagaaagaagagagacgCAGAGGGAAATAGCGATGCTGTGAACGATGCTAAGGAAGTTGGTGACAACGCAAAGGCGTTGGCTGGTGCAGAAAAGGACGAACTTACGAGACTTAGAGAGCAAGTGAATGACTTGCAGACAAAACTATCCGAGAAAGAAGAGGTCTTAAAGTCGGTGGAAATATCAAAGAGAAACCAGGTTAACGAGATACAAGTGAAGCTTGATGAATCAAAACGGTTGGTTGCTGAAAAGGAGACGTTGATCAAGTCTATGCAGTTACAATTATCCGACACAAAGGTACACCCTTTCTGTTGTGTATTCTTCAGATTATCTCCTTTGTGTTTCACAGACCGTTGTTTCTTTTGAATACCTGTTGCTAATGCCTTGACACCATTTTGTGGAAGCATTACATGTCTAAAAGCTTCCTCTTTATTCTCTCACCATCGTCAAATGCTAATAGCTTCTTTTCGCTGTCTTCACTAGATCAAACTTGCAGACAGGCAAGCCGCACTTGAGAAGACTCAATGGGAAGCAAAGACAACAGGAACGAAAGCGATCAAGCTTCAAGAACAACTAGATTCTGTTGAAGGAGAAATCGCTTCCTTCGCATGTGTATTTGAAACTTTGGCCAAACCAGAATCCAAGAAACTCGACAGGGATTATGATCCAACCCCATACCAATTTGATCATCTTCCATATCTAGTAAGTCAAGAAACATTgacaatcattttatttttagtccCTTTTCTTTTTGAGGTCATTTCTAAAGCTGTTGCGACTACGTTTAAACCAGGACGATGTAGATGATACCGAACTGAGGAAAATGGAAGACGCAAGACTAGCTTATGTCGCAGCTGTGACTACCGCAAAGcaaagagaagatgaggaaTCTCTAGCCATGGCTGCTAAAGCTCGAGCCTACTTGCAATCTTTAGCCTTTAAATATTGATCATCTTTAGGATTCTCTGTCGTTGCTTTATTAAGGTGTATGTAGGTTTTGTACCATGAAAAAATTggagaaaagaaacaaacagaaaGTAATGGTTTCTACTAAATCACGAATGCATTTCGAGTTTTTGTTACTCATTTGAGCCTGTATCGATATATGGTTTGTTGTTTATATGATCAACATGTTGTGTTATGTATACTTTGAAGATAATTTAagaggaaagaaataaaaaaggtCTAAACTTTGAATTGTACAGTGCCAAAAAGGTAATATTTAAATCGTGTGAGTGATGAAAATACTGAATGTGGGCTTAATTAGCTCAAAAAATAATCTTGGATCGCATTTGAATTCATTGAATAATATAAGGTCGTTTAAGGTTATTATCTAAATCTTATGTAAGCTCGCACGTGCTGAATCATCTATCCGTGTCACAAATTCCGCGCCATATCGCGTCGCGCCAATACGACGCCGTCGCGTAA
The sequence above is drawn from the Raphanus sativus cultivar WK10039 chromosome 7, ASM80110v3, whole genome shotgun sequence genome and encodes:
- the LOC108817488 gene encoding protein MICROTUBULE BINDING PROTEIN 2C isoform X2, whose product is MYEQQQQQHFVDLQSDSGFGDDSSWLAGDDDLRLSPHQSAAGANSGNENLDRRLLKDLVEMVPLIEQFMKDKSSFKRRGSMVYTKMPSKESLSRRGRNASQTVPGRKKRDAEGNSDAVNDAKEVGDNAKALAGAEKDELTRLREQVNDLQTKLSEKEEVLKSVEISKRNQVNEIQVKLDESKRLVAEKETLIKSMQLQLSDTKIKLADRQAALEKTQWEAKTTGTKAIKLQEQLDSVEGEIASFACVFETLAKPESKKLDRDYDPTPYQFDHLPYLDDVDDTELRKMEDARLAYVAAVTTAKQREDEESLAMAAKARAYLQSLAFKY
- the LOC108817488 gene encoding protein MICROTUBULE BINDING PROTEIN 2C isoform X1 — its product is MYEQQQQQHFVDLQSDSGFGDDSSWLAGDDDLRLSPHQSAAGANSGNENLDRRLLKDLVEMVPLIEQFMEQKDKSSFKRRGSMVYTKMPSKESLSRRGRNASQTVPGRKKRDAEGNSDAVNDAKEVGDNAKALAGAEKDELTRLREQVNDLQTKLSEKEEVLKSVEISKRNQVNEIQVKLDESKRLVAEKETLIKSMQLQLSDTKIKLADRQAALEKTQWEAKTTGTKAIKLQEQLDSVEGEIASFACVFETLAKPESKKLDRDYDPTPYQFDHLPYLDDVDDTELRKMEDARLAYVAAVTTAKQREDEESLAMAAKARAYLQSLAFKY